In Miscanthus floridulus cultivar M001 chromosome 8, ASM1932011v1, whole genome shotgun sequence, the sequence caggcttcggtgaggtcggggaactcctcactcttcccgatgtagacggtaacctcacaccgctcagtgccatgctcctcatactcacggccctcatactcggggtgaTCATtcactccgagcttttgcagggtggcatgcaggattttgggaaacccctcaacattcaggcagtaggtgctaacccaggctcctgccatctctggcggtggttgcaaggaaggctgagtgaaaagctggctcaaaggagaagctaagcgagctaaagtgcgctgagtggtggtaccaatggctaagccaggctctacttataaaggcggagcgttcagtggtcctggcgtggttcaccagggttcccgcgcgatatcactacggcggatcgaccaaattccatgagttcgaggcgagcgacgtgcgatgccattactgactagtacgactgcagggcaagggtccgacaagagcgcagaaaggggtatggggagacgtgggtcacgaccggcgtgaaccacgggctaacgcgaaacacgaagccacagttcagacctaactctagaacaggactagtcagtcgtgcacaatatgacacgcgtgacacctatggatggcgtatctacaagtaatacgagtactacaatgcataggcaggatatgcatgaatgcacgtcctatacgtcctttcactgttgccacatatagggcaaccgttctcaaagttttggcacatcgttctctccctgtaactagccgatactatcggactatgctcgagtcagtgtacctgcagaaacttgattaaccctatctaagtcagctaagtgccatctatcctggatacataaccatagtaatagggctacttatataacttcgcatataaatgtcctaactttttgcaacaatgggttatcaaattttagtttagaaaaggttttcgaagctttatttcctcatttatgctctgataccacctgtggcagaaccacctaatttaatgcctcacaggagtgcttgtcttacattagacactaagcactcaggggagaacactagattactcagTTCCGTcagacacaccccaggggagaacccgaaaatccacatttttgccatcaggatcacaaatgagagaataaagcttacatcattcgtaaccatttcttacatcacttttaatacaacagcaGAGTATAatgtttattaatataacagcggaatgaaatcatattatcagagttataaacaatttaattgaacagcggaatagaaacatatgaacagagttacagcggaaataaacctctattaatgacatgatgaagtatcgatatataaactacgacaacagattattaacttccatttataaaagcatttggcgagagttataaataacaactacgatcgcagcgtaaaggaaatcctcgctgagcccaccaggaggaatccacacacaaaggtcagctctagcatccgcctgtcacctgcaacagggggaataaaaccctgagtactcaattgtactcagcaagacttacccgataggagaaaagaaaagactccaaggatatgcaaggctatctggtttgtgggttgcatttgcagaaagcattactaagcgtgcgtccttatatttgatttttattaatagccgtattggttcattaactaaccattctatgtaagcacctgtgctactttcaagcaggtggtaagcaatcagatttcctttgtccatcttccatctttcatcttccagttcttactacgatgctaaaccgtagacaagccgtaccggatagaccggcgattcgcgaatcaatgcccccagctgggtaccccgaaaacacacgccccgcttgtaccccaggcataagcaggaccaatccatcactctcctgtcccgggtgtccaggtccccgtccaaactgggactccaagcccccgtccctgagtcccagactcagtgcggcgcaaggacctcctccaccaaaacaaaaccctgacagtcggtccggaaagagccagatccgcgacaagagagcaacaagctttccaagcgcccatacacaagtatgtgctcgggataataagtctgtgacctgcctagagtcatatgcatgatcggtccttaatcgaccagacagggagaaacggtgcaaccaagctatgacccgcctccgcggcgacacaacttcttacacccaccaatacccaaaccatatccctgcccggtcaccattttcctttccaccattttcatattttccaagtgatagtaatccaataatatatttcctatctctcgcgagtgacaggcaatcactcgacttctaccggagtcctgtagcatagcaatctacacgatcctattatactagtaagactcataggaataaagatgtgtatgcaagtgggttccattcaactccttaaacttaatgcacaaatataatttaaactgcagaaagtagaggttatgcaccggggcttgcctgggaaaaatatataatcagaagttagctttccatcatggcgacatgatctccaaaagcatcaTTTCtacagcaactcccgatgactccgtgatccatcgacgtacctatatgatatgcaatgtaatgaaatgcaagggtatgatcaactgactgcaatcgtgacttgtgtaaatacgctctacgtctctcaagtgaacgagctagtttTAACGACGACCGCACtcggctacatatacacgttgtcggacaagacgttatttcccaacaatattttagttatacactcccaagttgtttctttatttttaGCCTattgatttaatcattattcgcaataggacatcattatctacctagcaaactaactATTAtcaagctacaaaaattacagtaagttcctaatattgctaggaatctACTGTCGAAATTGCAGATCCaacgctatcaccaatttaccataacaattcctacaagtttaccttttcacaatattaagtatcccaaattaattatatagctcctaagattATTATCCCACTATGTGAATAAATTACACTAGCAGGTAGGTCATGAATTTAGGatactaacaaaactggtttcaccatttttggattccTACACAATTATCTATTGATTTTACGAGTTTGCTTCATAAAACTAATTGACCAACAGTTATCAAATTGGCCCAATCGGTCAGGGCAGCCCAGGCGCGGTGTGTGGTGGCCCAGCAGCGCGGCTTGGCCCACAGACGCGCGCGCGGCCCATTCGCGGCGCAAACGGCCCAGGCGAGGCGTGTGGCCAGCGCGGCCCACCGAGGAGGCCGGAGGCCCACGCGGACGGCAGCCGACCGGCCCAGCCACGCGGAATGGCGCGGACGGCCCAGCAAGGAGAGAATCCAAGCCAGCACGGATGGGCCACTGGTCCTTGCGCAAAAACAAAATGGGCCAGCCCAGGAGGAGAGGCTCCAGAGCAGAGCATCGGCGCAGGGCGCCGACGGCGTGACTCTGGCCGCGCACGGCGGCGAAGCGCCGGGCCTGGCTCCACTCTACTAGCGAACGCGCGGGGCTCGGATGGTCGAGGCGGAGCTTCTACTTGTCGTGCTAGGCCTGAGTACTCCGAGCCGAGCTAGCTACGGACACATCCGCGGCGGTGTCCAAGGTAGGACTGTGCGCGGCGGCCGACGACGAAAACGGCACGCACGTGCGACCTGATGAACTAATGGCGTCCGATCCACGTCAAAGCTCTCTGTATCCTCCTCACGGCGCTAGGGATTCAAGGAATTGGAGAGGTATACCTTGAGTACGATGAATTTTTGGACCGAAAGGGATGCGGTCATCGACGATGATCCTGGCGCGGTGGTGGCAGAGCGCAGGACGCGGCTGGGCAAGCCGTCTGTGAGCAGAGCCGCGGCGGCGCTGCGGGGCGCGGCCACGATGGAGACGCGGCGCTGACCGAGGGTGCGCGCAGTGGTCGGGTGACGGCGGTGGGCAGCCTTGGCGGGAGCTTGCGCGGACGCGGTGGTGGCGTGGTTCGGTCGGGTGCCCAGCGCTGACGGGGAGCGGGAAAAAGGAGGGCGGTGAAGCTGCGCGCGGGACGGGCTCACTCGCGGAGAGACCGCGGGGCACGGGCGCGTCCGTGCGCGCGGTGGCCAGGCAGCGGCGTCGGCGGTGCACCAGGACGCCGTGGCAATCGCGAGCGGGGAAAAAACAGAGAGGGGACGTGTGGCGCTCGCGCGAGGCAGCGCCGAGGGGGAAGCAGTAGCTGGACCGCGGCTCCAGCGAGGGCGGGAGCGCGTACAGCGGCGTGGTGAAGCGCGGGGTCACGATTGGTGAGGCAGCGCGAGGAGCTCGGGCGCTCATGGCAGACGCGAGGCAAGAACCGAGGAAAAATGGGGAAGGAGGGGTGGGGAAAAGGAGGAGCGGCGTTCACGCCCGGAAGGCAAGGATGAGCAGCGCTGGGACTGCATCCAGCGCGTCCGcgaggaagaaaaagaaaggcgTGGAACAGGGTGACCTGACCCAAGAGAAGCCAAGGCGGAGACAGGCACCTGTCGGAGACAGGCAGTGGACTAATCAAGCTACAGGCGAAGGAAAAAGACGCGGCTCTCATCAATCACGGCAGCGGGTCACTGCGGAGAAATAGTGACCGGTGTCGTGGTGCGGTGCACTTGCACGGCAGTGACAACGTGCAGGCGCAGAAATTAATGCAGAACAACTGAGCAGATTTACTGCAAAGCCACGTGACCCATGGTGTCCTGAGTAAATGAGGAGCGCTAAAAAAAAAGACCTGAGGAGACCCGGAGTGTAACACGTGGAAGGAACAGGCAAATGACTGGTGTGAAGTGCTCATGATAACAATGGCATACATAGTTCATAATTAAGGAGATCATAAGCCATAGTGACCATCTGTGGATCAAAATCACCGTGGCAATAAAACTCAAGATGTTGATAGGCGAGCTAATAGACCAGTGATACTTTCGTTATTATTTTATCTCTCAATTATTCATTTAACAAGCCGACTAttatatttttgtttataaacatTGTTTTCATgtttaatctaatagaacgaaccgTTCGTTATCAATTGGCTCGAATtgccgttcgacattcctaattaTTTCTACGTCCGGCGTGATTCAACTTAAGCGTTTATTcgagtccgcgaaactaagtcacacaaggTTCGCTTATCGCTTCACGTACGTTAAATTAAAAATTCCGAGGAACTCATTTTGAAAATccgacttaggcctaaatcacggcgctaaaaaggatcgtaacCACCGGAGTGTTACATAACCCTCAAGTGATGTCTTTGGAAGAGGCAGGGAATTTGCTTGAGATAAACGCAGCATAGCCATCATGTGCAAAACTGACAACACCTCATACCAAGAACTGGGCAATGCCTTCTCCTACCAGCAGAAGTCAGCTAATCAGTACTCTTCAATAGCACCGTAAAACATACACTGACAGGGTCAGGGTAAGCAGACCTCTGCATCATCCTCTTGGTCCATCCAGGAAAACTGTATCTTATCTTCCAAGTTGCTCCCTGTTAAGCATTGAACCAAAATGAAGGCAACAACAATCGGAACAGATTTGTTTGGTCTGATTCAGAGCAAGATGGAAGAGAAAAGTATACAATACTTACCCTCTTTTACCAGTCCAAGAAGAACTGGCAAGTAATCTTCCAAAGCCTGCAGAAGATCAGCTGATGTAGATCCTCCTGCAGGGCATCATACTCGGAGAGTTAAGTATTTCTCTTTTCTCTGGCTCGCTCACATTAGTAAGAAGCCATCATGCAAACTATGGACAAACCATGCTGTGTAAAGGTGCGCTTCCTGGGCCTAGTCACCGACAATGCTTCATGAGCAGCCATGACCACTATTCGGCTCCTCAACGCAGCCAAACGTTCGGTCAGCCTCCTCGGGTGGCCATCGCCTAGCGGCTGAGATAGCTCCAAACTCTCAGGAACCCGCAATCCAGGTATAAACACAGCAACCTCACCTATGTTCCCAGGTCTTCTTCTGATTGCACCGGCATcatttggcttagaattgaagCACCCCATCTCCTGCAAGTTTGCAGATTTTTCTGTAAGAATTTTTGGAAAAGAAACAACATATGACCTAGCATCAAGTCGTGGACCAGaagatgaatagttgctctgctgAAAACTGAATCAGTTAATAAAAAAGAGAAGGTTTAAGGTAACACATGTGCATGCGTTTAGGTTCAAGCATTGAATAGGTGATTCAAAAATAATTGTGTGCCTTTCAGTAGAACAAAATAAAATGAAGGCTACCAGTCATTGAAATATTAGCACAATGAAAGAACTTCAATCTGGCATACCCAATTACCCATAGAACACCCTAGCACATGGAATCAAAGGGTTTTTATTCTGAACGAAGATGAAATCAAAGTGCCATTGAAGAATGGAGAAGCAGCCATAACAAGGGCATGGCACTAGCAAGAAACGGAAGCAGCTTGTTCAAGAAAAAAAGAAACTGGAGCAGCAACGAATTCAAGGATGGATGAAAGGGCATACACGGTGGCACCTCTTGGAGAATCCACTTCAGCACGTAAGCTCAAGATCAGCAGTTCAAAAGAAATGGGGAAAGGTAAAAGGAAAAGAAACTGAAGAGGCAAATGTGCAGTGATTTAGTCAAATAAATGCCAACCAACAGAGGGAACCAATTAAGTCTGTCACGAGCATCACATAGACATCAAACAACCAAAGTGGCTGAGAGCTCACATGCCCCAGGAAGACACGTCAACAATCTCACAACCAGATTTTTCGCTTTATTCACCCCTCCTCCTTTGTATGGCTGAAAACTTGTGGCGTCTCCACCTCCCCAGTACTAATCCTGAAGAAATTACTAATTCCAACTGTAACTTTTTGTCTGTATAAGTTACCTCTCCACCTTCAGTTGGAGCAGTTTGGTTCCACGCCACATATGCACTTCGTTCTGCAATCAGTGCACCAATGTATCACCTGTTTCTCCAAAACAAAGTTAACATAACATAAGAAAAGGATAAAACTGCTTTTTTTTAAGAAGGTAATGACGCGGTTCAACTGAGAAGTAAACTGAAAATTAGAGTGTCTGGATATGGATAGGCAAAATGAAAATGGAAATAGCACACAAACTCGTTAGTCGATCATCCTAAGACACCAGAATTGCTTATTCCAACTTTCAAACAGACGAGAAACACCCCCAAGGCATCATACCGCTACCGATTCAAATTCCAACTGAGTTACCCAGCAGCAAGGGAAACCGCGAGAAGATTGGCATTAAGATCTGAAatcctttattattacaaaaaAAAACGTGAAATCAACCTTGGGTCAGATTAATCAgaatttaacaaacaaaactcATTCGTTATGCAGGAGAATTTGAACCACAAACAAAAGCAGGGACTAACAATAATGGTTATAATAACTGTATATCGTTACTTGTTCGAATGAATCTGAGATCATTCCACCTAGATTATTTGTAGTTTTTTTTTCGTTTACATGTGGTGGTTTATAATAGAATCCACAACGAAACCCTAGATGAGCTACTCTCCTCTCGTCTCCTAGGGTTTGTGCCTGCAGGGAAGAATCAAGAAGGTTTGGGAAGTGGCGCCAGAGGAAAACTATAAATTGCATCCCACGTTTTTTTAACCTATAATAACCAATAAAAGACAGAAACCTTGTGGAATAGTAATTTCTTCTCAACTCAACAAAAGGCATGCAAAAATAAGCAGCAGCCTTACAGAGATTCATTTGTCTGCGTAAAAAAATCAACACTTCTGACTTAAACAGTCCACCAGGCAAT encodes:
- the LOC136475260 gene encoding uncharacterized protein isoform X2; translated protein: MGCFNSKPNDAGAIRRRPGNIGEVAVFIPGLRVPESLELSQPLGDGHPRRLTERLAALRSRIVVMAAHEALSVTRPRKRTFTQHGGSTSADLLQALEDYLPVLLGLVKEGSNLEDKIQFSWMDQEDDAEEKALPSSWYEVLSVLHMMAMLRLSQANSLPLPKTSLEGYHAKVSEGLQYTIHSSLLQKYIIIFLRLQR